A region from the Drosophila ananassae strain 14024-0371.13 chromosome 2L, ASM1763931v2, whole genome shotgun sequence genome encodes:
- the LOC6499889 gene encoding uncharacterized protein LOC6499889 isoform X1, translating into MTADSSARNVFRKNGVAGLGNNGHGRSLITTANPSGGSSASLLQKQLSFKTPVGSKQMGKSDEIEMIDSSNIENFNNRYNKNSIIGWICCAPCIWLRTSAAVHKMAITSATLLVTTLLVASPILFLISTAPSPLPRDCYMEGDKCSPAVSSPPECTDPICETVASSIQARLNWNKDPCTEFKKFSCWRNTRNKNITNLIEMGNSQKSVDSQMLYLFQNKIMNGSFNILHNLFESCLQQTTNSTVMHRIFDSLGGYLPVGSVGPSRIAPLIAKIYDLGPSPLVDLYYDLSYGRRPHILLIISGPSTSSTILERKIRWMSPKAPPSRIKQGVPKLLADLIDNFLPPSVSYAQRVSEKDTIFEFVKDLNKLQVEHSRRGFWDSTVLYNVSSLQDLYPVLNWTLLIPQNWSGPIVVRNSEYLKALGYFLTKYPTRVAHNSLLLLSALEILPRDYPSPEVCTRSTMWALPELSSALYIAQHSSDDLKDITKRAEIIFKSLKAHLKRAPSLKGAALVKLSALKIQSQTWDGFSNTTDLLNSLQILDITAECWFQNILEIYKKNKVEPTDISLQGGSHDAWAYPIVSTIFYDTLSHSIVVPLSVILIPYFNAVLPPYLHYASVGVSIAKEILRSITKSFDEKAMRCVPHSVNIFSNYSRMDILIHSGGMQISYHSMLSLTGPIKGMARLPGLNLTPTQIFFLVSGQELCAESNYLGIDTNAPEFDNILGWLVAQGGSATEVFKCPSGSMINIQKTCNVL; encoded by the exons ATGACAGCTGATTCCAGTGCACGTAATGTATTCCGGAAGAATGGCGTTGCCGGTTTGGGCAACAACGGTCACGGACGGAGTCTCATTACGACCGCCAATCCATCCGGCGGGAGTAGTGCCTCCCTCCTTCAAAAGCAATTATCCTTTAAGACGCCCGTGGGATCAAAACAAATGGGCAAGTCCGATGAGATTGAAATGATTGACAGCTCGAACAtcgaaaatttcaataatCGATATAATAAG aaTAGTATTATTGGATGGATCTGCTGTGCACCATGTATTTGGCTTCGAACTTCGGCGGCTGTCCACAAAATGGCCATTACATCGGCGACCTTATTGGTGACCACTTTACTTGTGGCCTCGCCCATTCTATTCCTCATCAGCACAGCACCCTCACCTTTGCCCCGAGACTGCTATATGGAAGGTGACAAGTGTTCTCCCGCCGTTTCTTCACCACCGGAATGCACGGATCCTATTTGCGAAACCGTGGCCTCCAGTATTCAGGCCAGGCTCAATTGGAATAAGGATCCTTGCACGGAGTTCAAGAAGTTCAGTTGCTGGCGCAATACACGGAATAAGAATATAACCAATCTAATTGAAATGGGAAACTCCCAAAAAAGTGTAGACTCGCAGATGTTGT ATCTTTTCCAGAATAAGATTATGAACGGGAGCTTTAATATATTGCACAATTTGTTCGAAAGTTGTTTGCAACAGACAACTAACTCAACTGTAATGCACCGGATATTCGACAGTTTGGGCGGATATCTACCTGTTGGCTCCGTAGGACCCTCTAGAATAGCTCCTTTGATAGCAAAAATTTATGATCTAGGCCCAAGCCCATTGGTAGACTTATATTACGATCTTAGCTATGGCAGAAGACCGCACATTCTTCTAATAATTAGTGGACCTAGTACCTCTTCAACAATTTTGGAG CGCAAAATACGATGGATGAGCCCCAAAGCACCACCAAGTCGCATTAAACAAGGAGTACCTAAACTATTAGCCGATCTAATCGACAATTTTCTACCGCCCTCTGTATCCTATGCTCAAAGAGTATCCGAAAAGGATACGATTTTCGAATTTGTTAAGGACCTAAATAAA CTACAAGTGGAGCACTCACGAAGAGGCTTCTGGGATAGTACCGTTTTATATAATGTATCAAGTCTACAAGACTTATATCCAGTT CTAAATTGGACCCTGCTTATTCCACAAAACTGGAGTGGACCCATAGTTGTCAGGAATAGTGAATATCTAAAAGCCTTAGGGTATTTTCTTACTAAATATCCTACTAGAGTTGCGCACAATTCCCTGCTATTGCTTAGTGCTTTAGAAATATTGCCAAGGGACTACCCGAGTCCCGAGGTTTGCACCCGATCAACCATGTGGGCTCTACCAGAGCTATCGTCGGCTTTATATATTGCCCAGCACTCATCCGATGATCTAAAGGACATAACCAAACGa GCGGAGATCATTTTTAAGTCTCTAAAGGCCCATTTAAAACGCGCACCATCCTTGAAGGGTGCTGCTCTTGTTAAACTGTCAGCGCTTAAAATCCAGTCACAGACTTGGGATGGATTCTCCAATACCACAGATCTACTGAATTCACTTCAAATTCTGGACATTACAGCGGAATGCTGGTTTCAAAACATCTTGGAAATTTACAAAAAGAATAAAGTAGAACCGACAGATATTAGCCTGCAGGGAGGATCACATGATGC TTGGGCTTATCCTATTGTGTCTACAATATTTTACGACACTCTGAGCCACTCTATAG TTGTCCCATTATCTGTCATACTCATACCGTATTTCAATGCTGTTTTGCCTCCATATTTGCATTATGCTTCTGTTGGCGTTTCCATTGCCAAAGAGATCTTACGGTCTATTACCAAGTCTTTCGACGAAAAGGCAATGCGTTGTGTTCCACATTCTGTAAATATATTCTCGAACTATAGCCGCATGGATATCCTGATACATTCGGGAGGAATGCAGATTTCATACCACTCAATGCTTTCGTTAACCGGTCCAATTAAAGGAATGGCAAGACTACCTGGCCTTAATCTAACGCCAACCCAAATCTTCTTTTTAGTTTCCGGCCAGGAACTGTGTGCTGAATCGAATTACTTGGGTATCGATACAAATGCTCCCGAGTTTGATAATAT ATTGGGTTGGCTCGTGGCCCAAGGCGGGAGTGCGACTGAAGTTTTCAAATGTCCATCGGGATCTATGATCAATATACAAAAAACCTGCAATGTGCTTTAA
- the LOC6499889 gene encoding uncharacterized protein LOC6499889 isoform X2: MTADSSARNVFRKNGVAGLGNNGHGRSLITTANPSGGSSASLLQKQLSFKTPVGSKQMGKSDEIEMIDSSNIENFNNRYNKNSIIGWICCAPCIWLRTSAAVHKMAITSATLLVTTLLVASPILFLISTAPSPLPRDCYMEGDKCSPAVSSPPECTDPICETVASSIQARLNWNKDPCTEFKKFSCWRNTRNKNITNLIEMGNSQKSVDSQMLYLFQNKIMNGSFNILHNLFESCLQQTTNSTVMHRIFDSLGGYLPVGSVGPSRIAPLIAKIYDLGPSPLVDLYYDLSYGRRPHILLIISGPSTSSTILERKIRWMSPKAPPSRIKQGVPKLLADLIDNFLPPSVSYAQRVSEKDTIFEFVKDLNKLQVEHSRRGFWDSTVLYNVSSLQDLYPVLNWTLLIPQNWSGPIVVRNSEYLKALGYFLTKYPTRVAHNSLLLLSALEILPRDYPSPEVCTRSTMWALPELSSALYIAQHSSDDLKDITKRAEIIFKSLKAHLKRAPSLKGAALVKLSALKIQSQTWDGFSNTTDLLNSLQILDITAECWFQNILEIYKKNKVEPTDISLQGGSHDAWAYPIVSTIFYDTLSHSIVSGQELCAESNYLGIDTNAPEFDNILGWLVAQGGSATEVFKCPSGSMINIQKTCNVL, from the exons ATGACAGCTGATTCCAGTGCACGTAATGTATTCCGGAAGAATGGCGTTGCCGGTTTGGGCAACAACGGTCACGGACGGAGTCTCATTACGACCGCCAATCCATCCGGCGGGAGTAGTGCCTCCCTCCTTCAAAAGCAATTATCCTTTAAGACGCCCGTGGGATCAAAACAAATGGGCAAGTCCGATGAGATTGAAATGATTGACAGCTCGAACAtcgaaaatttcaataatCGATATAATAAG aaTAGTATTATTGGATGGATCTGCTGTGCACCATGTATTTGGCTTCGAACTTCGGCGGCTGTCCACAAAATGGCCATTACATCGGCGACCTTATTGGTGACCACTTTACTTGTGGCCTCGCCCATTCTATTCCTCATCAGCACAGCACCCTCACCTTTGCCCCGAGACTGCTATATGGAAGGTGACAAGTGTTCTCCCGCCGTTTCTTCACCACCGGAATGCACGGATCCTATTTGCGAAACCGTGGCCTCCAGTATTCAGGCCAGGCTCAATTGGAATAAGGATCCTTGCACGGAGTTCAAGAAGTTCAGTTGCTGGCGCAATACACGGAATAAGAATATAACCAATCTAATTGAAATGGGAAACTCCCAAAAAAGTGTAGACTCGCAGATGTTGT ATCTTTTCCAGAATAAGATTATGAACGGGAGCTTTAATATATTGCACAATTTGTTCGAAAGTTGTTTGCAACAGACAACTAACTCAACTGTAATGCACCGGATATTCGACAGTTTGGGCGGATATCTACCTGTTGGCTCCGTAGGACCCTCTAGAATAGCTCCTTTGATAGCAAAAATTTATGATCTAGGCCCAAGCCCATTGGTAGACTTATATTACGATCTTAGCTATGGCAGAAGACCGCACATTCTTCTAATAATTAGTGGACCTAGTACCTCTTCAACAATTTTGGAG CGCAAAATACGATGGATGAGCCCCAAAGCACCACCAAGTCGCATTAAACAAGGAGTACCTAAACTATTAGCCGATCTAATCGACAATTTTCTACCGCCCTCTGTATCCTATGCTCAAAGAGTATCCGAAAAGGATACGATTTTCGAATTTGTTAAGGACCTAAATAAA CTACAAGTGGAGCACTCACGAAGAGGCTTCTGGGATAGTACCGTTTTATATAATGTATCAAGTCTACAAGACTTATATCCAGTT CTAAATTGGACCCTGCTTATTCCACAAAACTGGAGTGGACCCATAGTTGTCAGGAATAGTGAATATCTAAAAGCCTTAGGGTATTTTCTTACTAAATATCCTACTAGAGTTGCGCACAATTCCCTGCTATTGCTTAGTGCTTTAGAAATATTGCCAAGGGACTACCCGAGTCCCGAGGTTTGCACCCGATCAACCATGTGGGCTCTACCAGAGCTATCGTCGGCTTTATATATTGCCCAGCACTCATCCGATGATCTAAAGGACATAACCAAACGa GCGGAGATCATTTTTAAGTCTCTAAAGGCCCATTTAAAACGCGCACCATCCTTGAAGGGTGCTGCTCTTGTTAAACTGTCAGCGCTTAAAATCCAGTCACAGACTTGGGATGGATTCTCCAATACCACAGATCTACTGAATTCACTTCAAATTCTGGACATTACAGCGGAATGCTGGTTTCAAAACATCTTGGAAATTTACAAAAAGAATAAAGTAGAACCGACAGATATTAGCCTGCAGGGAGGATCACATGATGC TTGGGCTTATCCTATTGTGTCTACAATATTTTACGACACTCTGAGCCACTCTATAG TTTCCGGCCAGGAACTGTGTGCTGAATCGAATTACTTGGGTATCGATACAAATGCTCCCGAGTTTGATAATAT ATTGGGTTGGCTCGTGGCCCAAGGCGGGAGTGCGACTGAAGTTTTCAAATGTCCATCGGGATCTATGATCAATATACAAAAAACCTGCAATGTGCTTTAA
- the LOC6499889 gene encoding uncharacterized protein LOC6499889 isoform X3 codes for MTADSSARNVFRKNGVAGLGNNGHGRSLITTANPSGGSSASLLQKQLSFKTPVGSKQMGKSDEIEMIDSSNIENFNNRYNKNSIIGWICCAPCIWLRTSAAVHKMAITSATLLVTTLLVASPILFLISTAPSPLPRDCYMEGDKCSPAVSSPPECTDPICETVASSIQARLNWNKDPCTEFKKFSCWRNTRNKNITNLIEMGNSQKSVDSQMLYLFQNKIMNGSFNILHNLFESCLQQTTNSTVMHRIFDSLGGYLPVGSVGPSRIAPLIAKIYDLGPSPLVDLYYDLSYGRRPHILLIISGPSTSSTILERKIRWMSPKAPPSRIKQGVPKLLADLIDNFLPPSVSYAQRVSEKDTIFEFVKDLNKLQVEHSRRGFWDSTVLYNVSSLQDLYPVLNWTLLIPQNWSGPIVVRNSEYLKALGYFLTKYPTRVAHNSLLLLSALEILPRDYPSPEVCTRSTMWALPELSSALYIAQHSSDDLKDITKRAEIIFKSLKAHLKRAPSLKGAALVKLSALKIQSQTWDGFSNTTDLLNSLQILDITAECWFQNILEIYKKNKVEPTDISLQGGSHDAFRPGTVC; via the exons ATGACAGCTGATTCCAGTGCACGTAATGTATTCCGGAAGAATGGCGTTGCCGGTTTGGGCAACAACGGTCACGGACGGAGTCTCATTACGACCGCCAATCCATCCGGCGGGAGTAGTGCCTCCCTCCTTCAAAAGCAATTATCCTTTAAGACGCCCGTGGGATCAAAACAAATGGGCAAGTCCGATGAGATTGAAATGATTGACAGCTCGAACAtcgaaaatttcaataatCGATATAATAAG aaTAGTATTATTGGATGGATCTGCTGTGCACCATGTATTTGGCTTCGAACTTCGGCGGCTGTCCACAAAATGGCCATTACATCGGCGACCTTATTGGTGACCACTTTACTTGTGGCCTCGCCCATTCTATTCCTCATCAGCACAGCACCCTCACCTTTGCCCCGAGACTGCTATATGGAAGGTGACAAGTGTTCTCCCGCCGTTTCTTCACCACCGGAATGCACGGATCCTATTTGCGAAACCGTGGCCTCCAGTATTCAGGCCAGGCTCAATTGGAATAAGGATCCTTGCACGGAGTTCAAGAAGTTCAGTTGCTGGCGCAATACACGGAATAAGAATATAACCAATCTAATTGAAATGGGAAACTCCCAAAAAAGTGTAGACTCGCAGATGTTGT ATCTTTTCCAGAATAAGATTATGAACGGGAGCTTTAATATATTGCACAATTTGTTCGAAAGTTGTTTGCAACAGACAACTAACTCAACTGTAATGCACCGGATATTCGACAGTTTGGGCGGATATCTACCTGTTGGCTCCGTAGGACCCTCTAGAATAGCTCCTTTGATAGCAAAAATTTATGATCTAGGCCCAAGCCCATTGGTAGACTTATATTACGATCTTAGCTATGGCAGAAGACCGCACATTCTTCTAATAATTAGTGGACCTAGTACCTCTTCAACAATTTTGGAG CGCAAAATACGATGGATGAGCCCCAAAGCACCACCAAGTCGCATTAAACAAGGAGTACCTAAACTATTAGCCGATCTAATCGACAATTTTCTACCGCCCTCTGTATCCTATGCTCAAAGAGTATCCGAAAAGGATACGATTTTCGAATTTGTTAAGGACCTAAATAAA CTACAAGTGGAGCACTCACGAAGAGGCTTCTGGGATAGTACCGTTTTATATAATGTATCAAGTCTACAAGACTTATATCCAGTT CTAAATTGGACCCTGCTTATTCCACAAAACTGGAGTGGACCCATAGTTGTCAGGAATAGTGAATATCTAAAAGCCTTAGGGTATTTTCTTACTAAATATCCTACTAGAGTTGCGCACAATTCCCTGCTATTGCTTAGTGCTTTAGAAATATTGCCAAGGGACTACCCGAGTCCCGAGGTTTGCACCCGATCAACCATGTGGGCTCTACCAGAGCTATCGTCGGCTTTATATATTGCCCAGCACTCATCCGATGATCTAAAGGACATAACCAAACGa GCGGAGATCATTTTTAAGTCTCTAAAGGCCCATTTAAAACGCGCACCATCCTTGAAGGGTGCTGCTCTTGTTAAACTGTCAGCGCTTAAAATCCAGTCACAGACTTGGGATGGATTCTCCAATACCACAGATCTACTGAATTCACTTCAAATTCTGGACATTACAGCGGAATGCTGGTTTCAAAACATCTTGGAAATTTACAAAAAGAATAAAGTAGAACCGACAGATATTAGCCTGCAGGGAGGATCACATGATGC TTTCCGGCCAGGAACTGTGTGCTGA